Proteins encoded together in one Mus caroli chromosome 4, CAROLI_EIJ_v1.1, whole genome shotgun sequence window:
- the LOC110292560 gene encoding major urinary protein 5, with translation MKLLLLLLLCLELTLVCVHAEEASSEGQNLNVEKINGKWFSILLASDKREKIEEHGSMRVFIEYIHVLENSLAFNFHTVIDEKCTEIYLVADKTEKAGEYSVTYDGFNTFTILKTDYDNYIMFHLINKKDEETFQLMELYGRELDLSSDIKEKFAKLCEEHGIIRENIIDLTNVDRCLQARE, from the exons atgaagctgctgctgctgctgctgctgtgtttggAACTGACACTAGTCTGTGTCCATGCAGAAGAAGCTAGTTCTGAGGGACAGAACTTAAATGTAGAAAAG ATTAATGGGAAATGGTTTTCTATTCTCCTGGCCtctgacaaaagagaaaagatagaagaacatggcagcatgagaGTTTTTATCGAGTACATCCATGTCTTGGAGAATTCCTTAGCTTTTAATTTCCATACTGT TATAGATGAAAAGTGCACTGAAATATATTTGGTTgctgacaaaacagaaaaagctGGTGAATATTCTGTGACAT ATGATGGATTCAATACATTTACTATACTTAAAACAGACTATGATAATTATATCATGTTTCATCTCATTAACAAAAAGGATGAGGAAACCTTCCAGCTGATGGAGCTCTATG GTCGAGAACTAGATTTGAGTTCAGATATCAAGGAAAAGTTTGCAAAACTATGCGAGGAGCATGGAATCATTAGAGAAAATATCATTGATCTAACCAATGTCG ATCGCTGCCTCCAGGCCAGAGAATGA